In Candidatus Eremiobacterota bacterium, one genomic interval encodes:
- a CDS encoding GAF domain-containing protein, translating to MSLQHTTTVPRAALALTALIFAAWMLVELALSLHDRGTTPPYQKRQLSDGTYVVQNITPDIAKATKLRVADVIDFPHEDLPDRVRWWQGAPVGTTIPELVRRGTGSLVVHIPVWPEQIAYKVGDTIDLASKVVLMALAIGIFWRGRDANSLIAGSFLYLFAMGSGPNVRFVDLPWWSVLILQTARLTAFALSTLLVMWLATNLVGRALPRVARDALLVVATVFSAIVLAGGLDLNLSIPFSGFEDVHRAQVKLAFVDAQVAAMVLPIAVLLFGTFQRGNAVDLVKVRWMFAATALGLTGPVVNVLTGLFTKNVYLHGMMTASLIVMAGIYVYAIVRHRLVDVSFVMNRAAVFAAALAVVTFLAVVVEVALDRAITTKNEESAIFTYGVAVLLGVTFRFFEERAKPVIDSTLFARRHRAEQALQALASDLNQIGDTTELAETVAEQVRQLTSSRRVVIYAKHDRVFAPIAVDGSDTAELLPVGAGDQVIARLSGGKSACEAAGLHTKVPADAIAFPIHSGGKLLGAMVCQSRLNEYPFDPDECAVLLRVAHEFGDRLLVLRAA from the coding sequence CGCGCCGCACTGGCGCTCACCGCGTTGATCTTCGCGGCGTGGATGCTGGTCGAGCTCGCGCTGAGCCTGCACGATCGCGGCACGACCCCGCCGTACCAAAAACGACAACTGTCCGACGGAACCTACGTCGTTCAGAACATTACACCGGACATCGCGAAGGCGACCAAGCTTCGCGTCGCCGACGTCATCGACTTCCCGCACGAGGATTTGCCCGATCGCGTTCGCTGGTGGCAAGGCGCTCCTGTCGGCACGACCATCCCTGAGCTCGTGCGACGTGGGACGGGCTCGCTCGTGGTTCACATCCCGGTCTGGCCGGAGCAAATCGCGTACAAGGTCGGCGACACGATCGATCTGGCGTCGAAAGTCGTCTTGATGGCGCTGGCGATCGGGATCTTCTGGCGCGGGCGGGACGCGAACAGCTTGATCGCCGGCAGCTTCCTATACCTGTTCGCGATGGGCTCTGGGCCCAACGTGCGATTCGTGGACTTGCCGTGGTGGTCGGTGCTGATCTTGCAAACCGCGCGGCTGACTGCGTTCGCGCTCTCGACGCTGCTCGTCATGTGGCTCGCGACGAATCTCGTCGGCCGCGCGCTGCCGCGCGTCGCGCGCGACGCGCTCCTCGTCGTCGCCACCGTCTTCAGCGCCATCGTGCTCGCCGGCGGCCTCGACCTGAACTTGTCGATCCCGTTCAGCGGCTTCGAAGACGTCCATCGCGCACAAGTGAAGCTCGCGTTCGTGGACGCGCAAGTGGCCGCGATGGTCCTCCCGATCGCGGTGCTTCTCTTTGGAACGTTCCAGCGCGGCAATGCGGTCGATCTCGTCAAGGTGCGGTGGATGTTCGCCGCGACCGCGCTCGGCTTGACCGGCCCGGTCGTCAACGTCCTCACCGGGCTCTTCACCAAGAACGTGTACCTGCACGGGATGATGACGGCTTCGCTGATCGTCATGGCGGGGATTTACGTCTACGCGATCGTGCGCCACCGCTTGGTCGACGTCTCGTTCGTCATGAACCGCGCCGCCGTCTTCGCGGCCGCACTCGCCGTCGTCACGTTTCTTGCGGTCGTCGTCGAGGTCGCGCTTGACCGCGCGATTACGACGAAGAACGAGGAGAGCGCGATCTTCACCTACGGCGTCGCAGTGCTGCTCGGCGTCACGTTCCGGTTCTTCGAAGAGCGCGCCAAGCCGGTGATCGACAGCACGCTCTTCGCCAGACGCCATCGGGCCGAGCAGGCGCTGCAGGCACTCGCTTCCGACCTAAACCAAATCGGCGACACGACCGAGCTTGCCGAGACCGTCGCCGAGCAGGTCCGCCAGCTGACCAGCAGCCGGCGCGTCGTCATCTATGCCAAGCACGACCGCGTGTTCGCGCCGATCGCGGTCGACGGTAGCGACACCGCGGAGCTCTTGCCGGTCGGCGCCGGCGATCAGGTCATCGCGCGGCTGAGCGGTGGAAAATCGGCCTGCGAAGCAGCCGGACTGCACACAAAAGTTCCCGCTGACGCGATCGCTTTCCCCATTCACTCCGGCGGGAAGCTGCTCGGCGCCATGGTGTGTCAGTCACGGCTCAACGAGTACCCGTTCGATCCGGACGAATGCGCGGTGTTGCTGCGCGTCGCACACGAGTTCGGTGACCGGCTCCTGGTTCTGCGCGCCGCGTAG